The DNA sequence AGCTTCGCCGGATAGGCGTCCTCCGGTGCCACGCCATAGCCGGCGGTCAGGCTGTCGCCGAACGCGAGGATCGTCGTCGGTGCCGCCTGCGCGGCGCCAACGGCGAGGCCGAACGCCAACAGCGCTGCGCCGAGATGGCGCAGTCTTGTGCGCCTGAACGCGTTGAAAAGCCAAGCCGGCGGGCCATATCCCGTCGACCTCGCCCGTCCTGATCCAGTACGTCCTAATCCAGCCCGTTCCGTTCCTGAAGGCCCCGGCATGAATTCGGCTCCCGCCAACAACGATGCCATGATCCGCCTCGATGCGTTGACGCTCAAACTGACGAGCGCCGGCGGCGAGGTCAACATCCTGAACGGGATCGATCTGGCGATCGATCCCGGTGCCACGGTCGGCATCGTGGGCCCCTCCGGCTCCGGCAAGACGACCCTCATGATGGTGATCGGTGGGCTGGAGCGGCCGACCGGCGGCCGCGTCACCGTCGCCGGCGTCGATTATAGCGGACTCGACGAGGACGCGCTTGCCCGGTTCCGCCGCGATCACGTGGGAATCGTCTTCCAGTCGTTCCACCTGCTGCCGACCATGAACGCGCTCGAGAATGTCGCGATCCCGCTCGAATTCGCCGGCCGGCGCGATGCGTTCGAGCGGGCGCGCGACGGGCTCATTGCGGTCGGGCTCGGTCATCGGCTCGACCATTACCCGAGCCAGCTCTCGGGCGGCGAGCAGCAGCGCGTGGCGCTCGCCCGTGCCTTCGCGGTCGAGCCCCGGCTGCTGATCGCCGACGAGCCGACCGGCAACCTCGACCAGGCGACGGGCCGCAAGATCATGGACCTGATGTTCAGCCTGCAGGCCAAGGCCGGCACGACCATGCTGCTCGTGACCCACGACCCGGCCTTGGCCGAACGCTGCGACCGGGTGATCGAGCTGGCGGACGGCCGGGTCGTCGGCGATCGCCGCCGGACCCTGGCGCCGGTCGCGGTCCATGGCTGACATCGCGAAAGCCGGCGTCGCGAGTGGCATCGCTCGCGAGCCGTCGACGCTGGCACTCGCCCTCCGCATCGCACGGAGCGAGCTCAAGGCCGGCCTCGGCATCGGCTTCAAGGGCTTCCGCGTCCTCATCCTGTGCCTGGCGATCGGCGTCGCGGCGATAGCTGGCGTCGGCTCGCTGTCGACGGCGCTCACCCAAGGCCTGCGCGCCGACGGCCAGGCGATCCTCGGCGGCGACGTCGAGTTCCGCCTGACCCAGCGCGGCATTCCGGCGGCGGAGGAGAATTATCTGGCCGGGGAGGGGCGCCTGAGCGTCGCGCGCGAGATGCGCGGCATGGCGCGCACGGCGGACGGCGGTGCGCGGGCGCTCGTCGAGCTGAAGGCGGTCGACGTCGCCTATCCGCTCTACGGTACGGTCGTGCTCGATCCTGCAATGTCGCTGGGTCAAGCGCTCGCCGACCAGGACGGGGTGCCCGGTGCCGTGGTCGATCCGCTGGTGCTCGACCGGCTCGGCCTGAAGCTTGGCGACCGGATCCGGCTGGGGGACGGCCAGTTCGAGATCCGCGCCCGGTTGACGCGCGAGCCCGACGCCGGCGCCAACCCGTTCAAGCTCGGGCCCCGCGTCATGATCGCGCGCGCAGCACTGGCCGGAACCGGCCTCGACCAGCCGGGCACCATCTCGGTCACCGTGGCGCGCCTCAAGCTCGATGCCGGCGTCAAGGCCGCGGACGTGATTGCGGCTGCGAACCGGACCTTCCCCGACGCCGGCTGGCGTGCGCGCGACACGACGGAGGCAGCACCCTCGATCCGCAATTTCCTCGACCGCACCGGCCTGTTCCTGGGGCTCGTCGGCCTCACGGCCCTGCTCGTCGGCGGCGTCGGCGTCGGCAATGCGGTCGCGGCGCATCTCGGCGAGAAGACCGAGACAATCGCCACGCTCAAATGCCTCGGCGCCTCGGCGCGCGTGATCTTCACGGCCTATCTGATCGAGATTGCGGCGCTCGCGCTCGTCGGCGTGGCCTTGGGCCTTGTCATCGGCGCCGTGGCGCCCTGGGGCGTCGTGGCGCTGGCCGGCGACAAGCTGCCGGTCGCGGCGCGGCTGGCACTCTATCCGCGGCCTTTGGGTCTCTCGGCGCTGTTCGGCGCGCTGGTGGCGCTCGCTTTCTCGCTCTGGCCCTTGGCCCGCGCGCGCGGTGTGCCGGCCGCGGCGCTGTTCCGCGCGGCGATCCTCGGCCTCGAAGGCCGGCTCGG is a window from the Aliidongia dinghuensis genome containing:
- a CDS encoding ABC transporter ATP-binding protein; translated protein: MNSAPANNDAMIRLDALTLKLTSAGGEVNILNGIDLAIDPGATVGIVGPSGSGKTTLMMVIGGLERPTGGRVTVAGVDYSGLDEDALARFRRDHVGIVFQSFHLLPTMNALENVAIPLEFAGRRDAFERARDGLIAVGLGHRLDHYPSQLSGGEQQRVALARAFAVEPRLLIADEPTGNLDQATGRKIMDLMFSLQAKAGTTMLLVTHDPALAERCDRVIELADGRVVGDRRRTLAPVAVHG